In one Mucilaginibacter sp. PAMB04168 genomic region, the following are encoded:
- a CDS encoding helix-turn-helix domain-containing protein, with the protein MEEITETRLPNRLAREVCQASVGAVRDALYVLSGKWKLPLILALSEGPLRFKDIQRALGDITPKILSKELKDLEMNEFVIRRVYDTTPVTVTYEITPYSRSLDKVLSELRLWGMQHRERIISSRRQQPA; encoded by the coding sequence ATGGAAGAAATAACTGAAACACGCCTGCCAAACCGCCTTGCCCGTGAGGTGTGCCAAGCCAGCGTGGGTGCCGTACGGGATGCGCTTTATGTGCTGAGCGGCAAATGGAAACTGCCCTTAATTTTAGCGCTTTCTGAAGGCCCTCTGAGGTTTAAGGATATACAGCGCGCCTTAGGCGATATTACGCCCAAAATACTTTCTAAAGAATTAAAGGACCTCGAAATGAATGAGTTTGTGATACGGAGGGTTTATGATACTACGCCGGTTACGGTTACTTATGAAATTACACCCTACAGCCGGTCATTAGATAAGGTGCTTTCTGAGCTAAGACTATGGGGAATGCAACACCGCGAGCGTATAATAAGCAGTCGTCGCCAACAGCCTGCATAA
- a CDS encoding TolC family protein, with protein MKKHINGYLFAALLLVLSACKVSKDVQVPNQQLPTSYRSATVTDTASIARLPWKSFFTETTLQNLLDSAITRNNDLQIAVKNIEAAELTYKQSKLGYLPAVGVNVTATTNRPSDNSLNGLSLNQFLGSKHIEDYTAAANISWEADIWGKIRSRKAAALASYLQTEEARKAIQTQIVASVSQGYYNLLMLDAQLAVARKNLRLNDSTLRIVRLQFNAGQVTSLAVQQTEAQQLAAARLIPQFEQDITIQENALSILAGKLPAAVIRSQTLDAVPVSPVLSAGLPSTLLSLRPDVRSAELDVARTNAEVGVTKAQLYPSLTITAQGGVNSFRASNWFNIPASLFGTVAGGLTQPLFQRGQLKTQYNLAKVEREKSIIQFRQQVLVAVGEVSDALVRLDKLNQQQAIIANRAQTLRQATGNASLLFKNGMANYLEVITAQSNVLQSELELAAIKKAQLDATVDLYRSVGGGWR; from the coding sequence ATGAAAAAGCATATAAACGGATACCTTTTTGCAGCGTTGCTGCTGGTGCTGAGCGCCTGTAAGGTATCTAAGGATGTGCAGGTGCCTAATCAGCAACTGCCTACTTCCTACCGCTCAGCCACAGTAACCGATACCGCTTCTATAGCCCGGTTGCCCTGGAAAAGTTTCTTTACCGAAACTACCCTGCAAAACCTTCTCGATAGCGCTATAACCCGCAACAACGATTTGCAGATAGCAGTTAAAAATATCGAAGCAGCAGAGCTCACCTATAAACAATCCAAACTGGGTTACCTGCCCGCCGTAGGCGTAAATGTTACGGCTACCACCAACCGCCCGTCAGATAATAGCTTGAACGGACTAAGCCTGAACCAATTTCTGGGCAGCAAACACATTGAGGACTATACCGCTGCGGCTAACATTTCATGGGAGGCCGATATTTGGGGTAAGATCCGCAGTCGTAAGGCTGCAGCTTTAGCTTCATATCTGCAAACCGAAGAAGCGCGCAAAGCTATACAGACTCAAATTGTGGCCAGCGTATCGCAAGGATATTATAACCTGCTTATGCTGGATGCACAATTGGCTGTAGCCCGCAAAAATCTGCGGTTAAATGACAGTACTTTACGTATAGTTCGCCTGCAGTTTAACGCAGGCCAGGTAACCTCATTAGCCGTACAACAAACCGAGGCGCAGCAACTGGCCGCCGCACGTTTAATACCGCAATTTGAGCAGGATATCACCATTCAGGAGAATGCTTTGAGTATACTGGCCGGTAAATTACCTGCCGCTGTAATTCGCAGCCAAACCCTGGATGCCGTTCCGGTATCACCGGTATTATCGGCAGGTTTGCCATCAACCCTGCTAAGCCTGCGCCCTGATGTGCGCAGCGCCGAACTGGATGTGGCGCGCACCAATGCCGAGGTTGGCGTTACCAAAGCACAGCTGTATCCATCATTAACCATAACTGCGCAGGGTGGTGTAAACTCGTTCAGGGCCAGCAATTGGTTTAATATACCGGCCTCTTTATTCGGAACAGTAGCCGGTGGGTTAACGCAACCGCTGTTTCAGCGCGGGCAATTGAAAACACAGTATAATCTTGCCAAGGTAGAACGCGAAAAATCGATCATTCAATTCCGTCAGCAGGTATTGGTTGCTGTGGGTGAAGTATCTGACGCCTTAGTGCGTTTAGATAAACTGAACCAGCAACAAGCCATAATAGCTAACCGGGCACAAACCCTGCGCCAGGCTACCGGTAACGCGAGCCTGCTGTTTAAAAACGGGATGGCTAACTACCTGGAAGTAATAACTGCACAAAGCAATGTACTGCAAAGCGAACTGGAACTGGCTGCCATTAAAAAGGCGCAGCTTGATGCTACTGTCGATCTGTACCGCTCTGTTGGGGGCGGTTGGAGATAA
- a CDS encoding efflux RND transporter permease subunit has translation MFQKFIERPVLSTVISILLVILGVLGLTKLPLQQFPDIAPPAVLVAAVYPGANAETVLRSVAPSLEEAINGVENMSYMSSTASNDGSLAITVYFKQGTNPDQAAVNVQNRVAQATSQLPAEVIQQGITTTKQQNSLIGAVGIYTEDPKKYDQTFVANYAQINIIPEIKRIPGVGSASIFGGVKDYSMRVWLNPGQMAAYKITPAEVMAAIQDKNIEAAPGKLGERSKEVFEYVIKYKGKLTKPEEYGNIAIRANADGSVLHLKDVARVELGAYSYTSVSHLNGHDGIALGVIQLAGSNANEIQIAVDKLMEKASKDFPAGIKYNNFYRTKTALDESISQVEHTLIEAFILVFIVVFIFLQDFRSTLIPAIAVPVAILGTFFFMNVFGFSINLLTLFALVLAIGIVVDDAIVVVEAVHAKMENEHLAPKAATTSAMHEITGAIISITLVMAAVFLPVGFMDGSTGIFYRQFAFTMSIAIVISAVNALTLSPALAALFLKSNHSHNGNPDAKKGFVQRFYAGFNSSFNALTNRYVGGLKFLVRNKWASMAGLALLTAVTIYMVKSTKSGFIPTEDQGFVAIAVSSPSGTSLDATTKMLNQAEAELRALPAARFVTAISGFNLLTNSNSPSSAVVFVLLKDNKERGEVKDINAIQDVIRGKLGAISKGSFFVFSFPTVPGFSNVEALDMVLQDKTGGKLDKFSGVANNFIGKLMQKPAIAYAFTSFKADYPQLQLEVNDEKANQLGVNVKDVLQTMQAYFGSAQASDFNRFGKYYRVVVQADIADKTDPTSIDRVFVKNKAGEMVPINTLVKLTRVYGSETASRYNLFNSIQINAIPKPGFSSGDAIKAIEETAAEQLPAGFTYQFSGQTREEISSGGQSAVVFMLCLVFVYFLLAAQYESYILPLAIILSIPTGLFGVFAAIGLTGIENNIYVQVALIMLIGLLAKNAILIVEFALQRRRNRAGLIDAALEGARSRLRPIIMTSLAFIAGMIPMMTATGPSAQGNHSISIGAAGGMLSGVVLGLFIIPVLFVVFQHLQERISGVPVIVKHPDNNHGHAVAVQHEVNPA, from the coding sequence ATGTTTCAGAAATTCATAGAAAGGCCGGTACTCTCCACCGTTATCTCCATCTTGTTGGTGATACTGGGTGTGTTAGGCCTAACCAAACTGCCCCTGCAACAGTTTCCGGATATTGCCCCGCCGGCAGTATTGGTTGCAGCTGTTTATCCCGGCGCAAACGCCGAAACCGTACTACGCTCTGTTGCACCATCGCTTGAGGAAGCTATTAATGGTGTGGAAAATATGAGCTACATGAGCTCAACCGCCAGTAACGATGGTTCATTAGCCATTACAGTTTACTTTAAACAAGGCACCAACCCCGATCAGGCCGCTGTAAACGTGCAAAACCGCGTAGCCCAGGCCACCAGCCAGTTACCGGCCGAGGTTATACAGCAAGGTATTACTACCACTAAACAGCAAAACAGTTTAATTGGCGCCGTGGGTATATATACCGAAGATCCAAAAAAATACGACCAGACATTTGTAGCTAACTACGCCCAAATCAACATCATCCCCGAAATTAAACGGATACCCGGTGTGGGCTCGGCCAGCATATTTGGTGGTGTTAAAGATTACTCAATGCGTGTATGGCTCAACCCGGGCCAAATGGCTGCCTACAAAATTACTCCTGCTGAGGTGATGGCTGCCATACAGGATAAAAATATTGAAGCAGCGCCGGGTAAACTGGGCGAGCGCAGCAAGGAAGTATTTGAATATGTTATCAAATATAAAGGCAAGCTTACCAAGCCAGAAGAGTATGGCAACATTGCTATACGTGCCAACGCCGATGGTTCGGTACTGCACTTAAAAGACGTAGCCCGTGTAGAGTTAGGCGCTTACTCTTACACCAGCGTGAGCCACCTGAACGGCCATGATGGTATTGCACTGGGTGTAATACAACTAGCCGGCTCTAACGCCAATGAAATTCAGATAGCGGTTGACAAGCTGATGGAAAAAGCATCGAAAGACTTTCCGGCAGGTATTAAATACAATAACTTTTACCGTACAAAAACCGCGCTCGATGAATCTATAAGCCAGGTTGAACATACTTTGATAGAGGCCTTTATACTGGTGTTTATCGTAGTGTTCATCTTTTTGCAGGATTTTCGTTCTACCTTAATTCCTGCCATTGCCGTTCCGGTAGCTATCTTAGGTACGTTCTTTTTCATGAATGTGTTCGGGTTCTCTATTAACCTGCTCACCCTGTTTGCACTGGTACTGGCCATTGGTATTGTGGTAGATGATGCCATTGTGGTAGTGGAGGCCGTACACGCCAAAATGGAGAACGAGCACCTGGCTCCAAAGGCTGCAACAACCTCGGCCATGCACGAAATTACAGGCGCTATTATTTCCATCACCTTAGTTATGGCGGCGGTATTTTTACCTGTTGGTTTTATGGATGGCTCAACCGGTATATTTTACCGTCAGTTCGCCTTCACCATGTCAATAGCCATTGTGATATCAGCTGTTAACGCTTTAACTTTAAGTCCGGCACTGGCAGCTTTGTTCTTAAAGAGCAATCACAGCCATAATGGCAACCCGGATGCTAAGAAAGGCTTTGTTCAGCGGTTTTACGCAGGTTTTAACAGCAGTTTTAACGCTTTAACCAATCGCTATGTTGGTGGCTTAAAGTTCCTGGTGCGTAACAAGTGGGCAAGTATGGCCGGTTTGGCTTTATTAACTGCCGTTACCATCTACATGGTTAAAAGCACCAAATCAGGCTTTATCCCTACAGAAGATCAAGGTTTCGTGGCTATTGCCGTATCAAGCCCTTCAGGTACATCGCTGGATGCGACTACCAAAATGCTGAATCAGGCCGAAGCCGAACTGCGTGCATTACCAGCTGCAAGGTTTGTGACTGCTATATCGGGCTTTAACCTGCTTACCAATTCTAACAGCCCTTCATCAGCTGTTGTGTTTGTGTTGCTAAAGGATAACAAAGAACGTGGCGAGGTGAAAGACATCAACGCTATACAAGACGTTATCAGAGGTAAGCTGGGTGCTATTTCAAAAGGCAGTTTCTTTGTGTTCAGTTTCCCTACCGTACCGGGTTTCAGTAACGTGGAAGCCTTGGATATGGTACTGCAGGATAAAACCGGTGGCAAGCTGGATAAGTTTAGCGGCGTAGCCAATAACTTTATTGGCAAGCTGATGCAAAAGCCGGCTATTGCCTACGCTTTCACATCTTTTAAAGCCGATTATCCGCAATTACAATTAGAGGTTAACGATGAAAAAGCCAACCAGCTTGGCGTAAACGTGAAAGACGTTTTACAAACTATGCAAGCCTACTTTGGTAGCGCCCAGGCATCAGATTTTAACCGCTTTGGTAAATACTACCGCGTGGTTGTACAAGCTGATATTGCTGACAAAACCGACCCTACATCTATTGATCGTGTGTTTGTTAAAAACAAGGCTGGCGAAATGGTGCCGATCAATACGCTGGTTAAACTAACCCGGGTTTATGGTTCTGAAACCGCCTCACGTTACAACTTGTTCAACTCTATACAAATTAACGCTATCCCAAAACCGGGCTTTAGCTCTGGTGATGCCATTAAAGCCATTGAGGAAACTGCCGCTGAACAACTACCGGCCGGTTTTACTTACCAGTTTTCTGGCCAAACCCGTGAGGAGATCTCATCGGGCGGTCAGTCAGCCGTAGTGTTTATGCTTTGTTTGGTGTTTGTTTACTTCCTGCTGGCTGCCCAGTACGAAAGTTACATCCTACCGTTGGCCATTATCCTATCAATTCCAACAGGTTTATTCGGTGTATTTGCAGCCATTGGCTTAACCGGTATCGAAAACAACATTTACGTACAGGTAGCCCTCATTATGCTCATTGGCTTGCTGGCTAAAAACGCTATTCTGATTGTAGAGTTTGCCTTGCAACGCCGCCGCAACCGTGCTGGTTTAATTGATGCCGCACTGGAAGGCGCCCGTTCACGTCTGCGCCCTATTATCATGACCTCGCTTGCATTCATCGCCGGTATGATTCCGATGATGACAGCTACAGGGCCGTCTGCTCAGGGTAACCATTCCATCAGTATTGGTGCAGCCGGCGGTATGCTCAGCGGTGTAGTGTTGGGCTTATTCATCATCCCGGTATTATTCGTAGTGTTCCAGCATTTGCAGGAGCGCATTAGTGGTGTGCCGGTAATTGTAAAACACCCCGATAATAACCATGGCCATGCGGTTGCCGTTCAACATGAAGTAAACCCCGCATAA
- a CDS encoding efflux RND transporter periplasmic adaptor subunit: MKSLAILLTLTAFLYGCAEKPAQQQAAPPQPLPVAVIHTDTATTYQEYPASVEGSVNVEIRPQVSGTLDRVYADEGAYVSKGQPIFKINDSPYRQALNNAKASQAAAEGALANARLEVEKLTPLVQNKVVSDYQLKAAKAALQVAQANVAQAKAQVGTAQINLGYTVIKAPVNGYIGRLLKKQGSLVAPNDPEALTQLSDVHEVHVYFSLGETDFINFKSQYAGSTLQDKIKHLPPVSLVMSDQSTYTLPGRIDMIDGQFDKTTGAITVRASFPNASGLLRSGNTGRVRLSLQHNKVAIVPQDATIEMQDKVFVYAVGDSNKVAKQPITIAGKSGSNYLVKDGIKEGQQIVLSGVDRLQDGMKISPQKAPEKAAAIAKN, encoded by the coding sequence ATGAAATCACTAGCAATCCTATTAACACTTACAGCCTTTTTGTACGGTTGTGCAGAAAAGCCGGCACAACAGCAGGCTGCGCCACCACAGCCATTGCCTGTAGCTGTTATACATACCGATACTGCAACCACTTATCAAGAATACCCCGCATCTGTTGAAGGTTCGGTTAATGTTGAGATACGTCCGCAGGTAAGCGGTACTTTAGATCGTGTGTACGCCGATGAGGGCGCTTACGTATCTAAAGGACAGCCCATATTTAAGATTAACGATAGCCCTTACCGCCAGGCATTAAATAACGCTAAAGCCAGCCAGGCCGCAGCCGAAGGTGCATTGGCCAACGCCCGTCTTGAGGTTGAAAAACTGACCCCGCTGGTACAAAATAAAGTAGTATCTGATTATCAGCTTAAGGCTGCCAAAGCTGCTTTACAAGTAGCACAGGCTAATGTAGCCCAGGCCAAAGCGCAGGTAGGCACAGCGCAAATTAACTTAGGTTACACGGTAATTAAAGCACCGGTAAACGGCTACATTGGCCGCCTGTTAAAAAAACAAGGTAGCCTGGTAGCACCGAATGATCCCGAGGCTTTAACCCAGCTATCTGACGTGCATGAGGTACATGTGTACTTCTCCCTTGGTGAAACCGATTTTATCAACTTTAAATCACAATATGCCGGCAGTACCCTGCAAGATAAAATTAAACACCTGCCGCCGGTATCACTTGTAATGTCAGACCAAAGTACTTATACGTTGCCTGGCAGAATTGATATGATTGACGGACAGTTTGACAAAACCACCGGTGCTATCACCGTAAGGGCCAGCTTTCCAAACGCTTCTGGTTTATTGCGCTCTGGCAATACCGGTAGGGTAAGATTAAGCCTGCAACACAACAAGGTAGCCATTGTACCGCAGGATGCTACTATTGAAATGCAAGATAAAGTATTTGTATACGCCGTTGGCGACAGTAACAAAGTAGCTAAACAGCCTATTACTATAGCCGGTAAAAGCGGTAGTAATTACCTGGTTAAGGACGGTATAAAGGAGGGCCAGCAAATTGTGCTGAGCGGTGTTGACCGCCTGCAAGACGGCATGAAAATAAGCCCGCAAAAAGCGCCTGAAAAAGCAGCTGCCATAGCAAAAAACTAA
- a CDS encoding TetR/AcrR family transcriptional regulator yields MASKDRIMRLKEETRSNILDAALCIGKTEGWQALSMRKIADIIEYTAPIIYEYFANKEAIMLELTKKGYRILGHDMQAARDAHRLPEKQLEAMWLTYWNFAFAEKELYQLMFGIEVNCCVFEQNVPEVEAPANMIFEVIKQLIGENAAEEEVCKRYYTFWSVVHGLISINLVRQSVPDGINEQVLKEAIGGIMRAIKD; encoded by the coding sequence ATGGCCAGTAAAGACAGGATAATGCGATTAAAAGAAGAAACCAGAAGTAATATTCTGGACGCTGCCCTGTGTATTGGTAAAACTGAAGGCTGGCAGGCATTAAGTATGCGCAAGATTGCCGATATTATTGAATATACTGCTCCTATAATTTACGAATACTTTGCCAATAAAGAGGCCATAATGCTGGAACTTACCAAAAAAGGATACCGCATTTTAGGCCACGATATGCAAGCTGCCCGCGATGCGCACCGCTTGCCCGAAAAGCAGCTTGAAGCTATGTGGCTCACTTACTGGAACTTTGCCTTCGCCGAAAAGGAGCTTTATCAGCTGATGTTTGGTATTGAGGTTAACTGTTGTGTATTTGAGCAAAACGTACCTGAAGTGGAAGCTCCGGCTAATATGATTTTTGAAGTCATTAAACAGTTGATTGGTGAGAACGCTGCCGAGGAAGAGGTTTGTAAACGCTATTACACTTTTTGGTCGGTTGTGCATGGTTTAATATCCATTAATTTGGTGCGCCAAAGCGTACCCGATGGTATAAACGAGCAAGTATTAAAAGAGGCTATCGGCGGAATTATGAGAGCCATTAAGGATTGA
- a CDS encoding PAS domain-containing sensor histidine kinase, with translation MERVDIDFLKKVAEQADEVYFIYDYQGNRFEFINNAFEYVTKLSCQELINNPAMLLNIVHPDDVDYVKSEYIAAGKRQSKALINFRILRPDKVERWIRLKIYPVLDGNDTAFVFGIAEDDTPRKAGFSNMQKVNEWKDSVMGILSHDLRGPIGIISTLASAIGAELPAEDHTQVHEWLKMIRDVSKKNLEMIKNLLSTEPLDTTKVVLSKERLDLVQEVRQVMDIFIQSPNSLSTKFEFTCSHDKIFAQVDHSKFLQVINKLMSNAITLTRDDGLIKVHMEQLENSVTITVENNGSGIPKKLQPVLFHKPAEAVANGEEPVGLDMWVVRSIMESHGGSVWFESDERKSCKFYVDFPIGLNF, from the coding sequence ATGGAACGTGTTGATATTGACTTTTTAAAAAAAGTAGCTGAGCAGGCAGATGAGGTTTACTTTATCTATGATTACCAGGGCAATCGCTTTGAATTTATAAATAACGCTTTTGAGTACGTTACTAAATTGAGTTGCCAGGAGCTTATCAATAATCCCGCCATGCTGCTCAACATCGTGCATCCCGATGATGTTGACTATGTTAAATCGGAGTATATAGCTGCAGGCAAAAGGCAGTCCAAAGCATTAATCAATTTCAGAATTTTACGGCCCGATAAGGTAGAAAGGTGGATAAGACTAAAGATATATCCGGTGCTGGACGGTAACGACACCGCTTTTGTATTTGGAATAGCCGAAGATGATACGCCAAGAAAAGCCGGCTTTTCAAACATGCAGAAAGTGAACGAATGGAAGGACTCTGTAATGGGGATTTTATCACATGATTTGCGCGGTCCAATTGGCATTATAAGTACACTGGCGTCGGCTATTGGTGCCGAGTTGCCGGCGGAAGATCATACGCAGGTGCATGAGTGGCTTAAAATGATCAGAGACGTTTCGAAGAAGAATTTGGAGATGATTAAGAACCTGCTTAGCACCGAGCCGCTGGATACAACAAAAGTTGTGTTAAGTAAGGAAAGGCTTGATCTGGTGCAGGAAGTTAGGCAGGTAATGGATATCTTCATTCAATCACCAAACAGTCTTTCAACTAAATTTGAATTTACATGCTCGCACGATAAAATTTTTGCTCAAGTAGATCATTCAAAGTTTTTGCAGGTGATCAATAAACTTATGTCAAACGCCATTACGTTAACGCGTGATGATGGGTTAATTAAAGTACATATGGAGCAGCTGGAAAACTCAGTTACCATAACTGTTGAAAATAATGGTAGCGGTATACCTAAAAAGCTGCAACCAGTGTTATTTCATAAGCCTGCCGAGGCTGTTGCCAATGGCGAAGAGCCGGTTGGATTGGACATGTGGGTTGTTAGATCAATTATGGAGTCGCACGGTGGAAGTGTTTGGTTTGAAAGCGATGAAAGAAAGAGCTGTAAGTTTTACGTGGACTTTCCAATAGGGCTTAACTTTTAA
- a CDS encoding DUF5686 family protein, which translates to MKFFTNILLTLVILTGAFNALHAQGTVVKGIITDAKTKEALPYVTVNFAGSTQGVPTDNNGHYTLRTNDKFDQIRVTYVGYKTVFKNIEAGKEQTINIALASDSRQLSDVVVKSSKKKKYTNKNNPAVELIYQVIAHKKQNQLESYNYAEYRQYERMVFSLSNLSDQFKNKRIFKNYQFLFRQQDSTAIGGKTLLPLYMEEKLTDNYYRKVPFAQKQVVEANKQVKYDETFVDNQGLTTYFNRMYQDINIYDNNVSLLSNQLLSPIADHSPNYYKFFITDTIKDHLPNLIELSFTPRNTINKLFEGKIYITMDGNYAVQNAVLTVNKNIDLNFVRQMQATLSFEKNADGRYHMSQSNLKIEFGINKNKGTGVYGERLVTIKNFAINQPRPKEVYDGPALVYASKFDDKDDHYWTNSRPDSLDAVASNLYKNIDSLQTIPSFKRTMDIATLVLAGYKNFGPFEMGPVNTFYSFNPVEGFRARIGGRTTTALSKRYYFETYGAYGTRDQKFKYFLSSTYSLNNKSIYSFPQNYIRASFQHDTKVPGQELEFVQESNFLLSFKRGANDQWLYNDILRLDYVKEYLNHFSYAIGFKKWNQSPAGALEFQNLLPNGALNNVNLIHTTELSAQLRYAPHEKFYQGKLYRTPIPDKYPVYTLRYTQGLKGFLGGDYDYQNLSGNISKRFYLSQLGFTDVSTEGGYLFGKVPFPLLDIHRANQSYAFQFQSFNLMNFQEFVSDHYASITIDHNFNGFLFNKVPLLRKLKLREVVNFKSLWGGVRSENNPARDPSLLRFPTNNLGQATTYSLSNGPYMEGSIGVGNIFKVLRLDLVRRFSYLDNPNAPKLGLRTYVKFDF; encoded by the coding sequence ATGAAATTCTTTACTAATATATTACTTACACTCGTCATCCTCACCGGTGCCTTTAATGCCTTGCATGCGCAAGGCACGGTGGTAAAAGGTATCATTACCGATGCCAAAACTAAAGAGGCGTTACCCTATGTTACGGTAAACTTTGCCGGCAGTACACAAGGTGTACCAACTGATAATAATGGCCACTATACCTTGCGAACCAATGATAAGTTTGACCAGATCAGGGTTACTTATGTGGGTTATAAAACTGTTTTTAAAAATATAGAAGCTGGCAAGGAGCAAACCATTAACATTGCTTTAGCCAGTGACAGCCGCCAGCTAAGTGATGTGGTTGTAAAATCATCTAAAAAGAAAAAGTATACTAATAAAAACAACCCGGCTGTTGAGCTGATATACCAGGTAATTGCCCACAAAAAGCAAAATCAGCTCGAGAGTTATAACTATGCCGAGTACCGCCAGTACGAGCGTATGGTGTTTTCGCTCAGTAACCTGAGCGACCAGTTTAAAAACAAACGCATCTTTAAAAATTACCAGTTTTTGTTTCGCCAGCAGGATTCAACTGCCATTGGCGGTAAAACATTGCTGCCTTTATATATGGAAGAGAAACTTACGGACAACTATTACCGTAAAGTTCCTTTTGCGCAAAAGCAGGTGGTTGAAGCCAATAAACAGGTTAAATATGACGAAACGTTTGTAGATAACCAGGGCCTCACCACCTACTTTAACCGCATGTACCAGGATATAAACATTTATGATAACAATGTATCCTTACTGAGCAACCAACTGTTAAGCCCTATAGCCGACCATTCGCCCAACTATTATAAATTTTTTATTACCGATACTATTAAAGATCATTTGCCCAACCTGATTGAATTGAGCTTTACCCCGCGTAATACCATTAATAAATTATTTGAGGGTAAAATATATATCACAATGGATGGCAACTACGCCGTTCAGAACGCGGTACTTACGGTAAACAAAAATATTGACCTGAACTTTGTACGCCAGATGCAGGCCACGCTTTCGTTCGAAAAAAATGCAGATGGACGTTACCACATGAGCCAAAGCAATTTGAAAATTGAGTTCGGCATCAATAAAAATAAAGGCACTGGTGTTTATGGCGAGCGTTTAGTGACCATTAAAAACTTTGCCATCAACCAGCCACGGCCAAAAGAGGTTTATGATGGCCCGGCGTTGGTTTATGCATCAAAATTTGATGACAAGGACGATCACTATTGGACAAACAGCCGTCCCGACTCGCTGGATGCCGTTGCATCTAACCTGTACAAGAACATTGATAGCCTGCAAACCATACCATCGTTTAAACGCACTATGGATATTGCTACACTGGTTTTAGCTGGCTACAAAAATTTTGGTCCGTTTGAGATGGGGCCGGTTAATACTTTTTATAGCTTTAACCCGGTTGAAGGTTTCCGTGCACGTATAGGCGGCCGCACAACAACCGCGCTGAGCAAACGCTATTATTTTGAAACCTATGGCGCTTATGGCACACGCGATCAAAAGTTTAAATACTTTTTAAGCTCTACCTATTCGCTCAACAATAAATCTATCTACTCATTTCCGCAAAACTACATCCGCGCCAGCTTTCAGCATGATACAAAAGTACCTGGTCAGGAACTGGAGTTTGTACAGGAAAGCAACTTCTTGTTATCCTTTAAACGCGGCGCTAACGATCAGTGGTTATACAACGATATATTAAGGCTGGATTACGTGAAGGAATATCTTAACCACTTCTCGTATGCCATTGGTTTTAAAAAGTGGAATCAAAGCCCTGCCGGTGCATTGGAGTTTCAGAACTTGCTGCCAAATGGCGCTTTAAACAATGTGAACCTTATTCACACCACTGAACTTTCGGCACAGTTACGCTACGCACCGCACGAGAAATTTTATCAGGGTAAACTGTACCGCACACCTATACCTGACAAATACCCGGTTTATACCTTGCGTTACACCCAAGGGTTAAAAGGTTTTTTGGGTGGCGATTATGATTACCAAAATTTGTCGGGTAACATCAGCAAGCGCTTTTACCTGTCGCAGCTGGGCTTTACCGATGTAAGCACCGAAGGTGGCTACCTGTTTGGCAAAGTGCCTTTCCCGCTGCTTGATATACACCGTGCAAACCAGAGCTACGCATTTCAGTTCCAATCGTTCAACTTAATGAACTTTCAGGAGTTTGTAAGCGACCACTACGCCAGTATCACTATAGATCATAATTTCAATGGCTTTCTGTTTAACAAAGTGCCACTTTTACGTAAATTAAAGCTGCGCGAAGTAGTGAACTTTAAAAGCTTATGGGGCGGTGTCCGCAGCGAGAACAACCCGGCTCGTGATCCATCGCTGTTGCGTTTTCCAACCAATAACTTAGGGCAGGCTACTACTTATTCGCTTAGCAATGGGCCATATATGGAGGGCAGTATTGGTGTGGGTAACATCTTTAAAGTGCTCCGGTTAGATCTGGTACGCCGTTTCTCTTACCTGGATAATCCTAATGCACCAAAACTGGGTCTGCGTACCTATGTGAAATTCGACTTTTAA